A region of Candidatus Terasakiella magnetica DNA encodes the following proteins:
- the tatA gene encoding twin-arginine translocase TatA/TatE family subunit, giving the protein MMPSLPQLLIVLAIVVVIFGLGKFPKIAGDLAKGIKSFKKGMKDDEPEEKSEQQESISKSDEAPSASTTNTSDKKDA; this is encoded by the coding sequence ATGATGCCAAGTCTTCCACAGCTACTGATCGTTTTAGCTATTGTTGTTGTTATTTTCGGTCTTGGTAAATTCCCGAAGATCGCTGGCGATCTGGCAAAAGGTATCAAAAGCTTCAAAAAAGGCATGAAGGATGACGAGCCAGAAGAAAAATCTGAGCAGCAAGAATCCATCTCCAAAAGCGACGAAGCACCTAGTGCAAGCACTACAAATACTTCTGATAAAAAAGACGCTTAA
- the scpB gene encoding SMC-Scp complex subunit ScpB: MSTEEQIQQLRLLEAVLFASKEPLGEKKLSNYFEEGVSIKELLRILQGEYEGRGVNLVQRGNAWAFRTAEDIAEQLSEYRENVKTLSRAAIETLSIVAYHQPVTRAEIEEIRGVSLSKGTLDVLFEAGWIKPRGRRRTPGRPMTWGTTVGFLDQFGLEKTDHLPGIEELKSAGLLDARPAINAYTVRGEMELPLDHPDQQDHDNELLEPLADE; encoded by the coding sequence ATGAGTACAGAGGAACAGATCCAACAGCTTCGCCTTCTTGAAGCCGTTCTTTTTGCCTCTAAGGAACCATTGGGTGAAAAGAAGCTCTCTAATTATTTTGAAGAAGGTGTTTCCATTAAGGAACTGCTTCGCATCCTTCAAGGTGAATATGAGGGGCGCGGCGTAAACCTTGTGCAACGTGGCAATGCTTGGGCCTTTAGAACAGCAGAAGATATTGCTGAACAACTCAGTGAATATCGCGAAAATGTGAAAACCCTTTCACGAGCAGCCATTGAGACATTATCAATTGTTGCCTATCACCAGCCTGTAACGCGTGCTGAAATTGAAGAAATCCGCGGTGTTTCACTGTCAAAAGGGACACTCGATGTGCTATTTGAAGCCGGATGGATTAAGCCGCGCGGGCGCAGGCGCACACCGGGTCGCCCCATGACGTGGGGGACAACAGTTGGCTTTCTTGACCAATTTGGACTTGAGAAAACTGATCATTTGCCCGGTATTGAAGAGCTTAAATCAGCAGGTCTACTTGATGCACGCCCTGCTATTAATGCCTATACCGTACGTGGTGAAATGGAGCTGCCATTAGACCATCCCGATCAGCAAGATCATGATAATGAGCTCTTAGAACCATTGGCAGATGAGTGA
- a CDS encoding segregation and condensation protein A, giving the protein MGNLIDLDQHEDDDLRPKKKSDLIIDLEGFEGPLDILLELARDQKVDLVHISILHLADQYLIWVSQARRKNLELAADYLVMAAWLAYLKSRLLIPEQNDQEEPSAEEMAAALAFQLQRLESMRNAGEALLERNVLGLKVHKRGQPENFGKLDEVSYDATLYDLMKAYGDQMNKHVDQTLHIEPMDLYSMDMAIERLRSVLGKIPQWTKLVNFLPDDLKNNLHTRSAIASTFAAALEMARDGKVKIRQSDTFGPIYLQSPEEEPQK; this is encoded by the coding sequence GTGGGTAACCTGATTGATCTGGACCAGCATGAAGACGACGACCTTCGGCCTAAGAAAAAAAGTGATCTGATCATTGACCTTGAAGGTTTTGAAGGCCCGCTTGATATCCTTCTTGAGCTGGCGCGTGATCAAAAAGTTGACCTTGTTCATATCTCTATTCTTCACCTTGCAGATCAATATTTGATCTGGGTATCACAAGCACGGCGCAAAAACCTTGAGCTTGCTGCTGATTACTTAGTTATGGCTGCGTGGCTGGCTTATTTAAAAAGCCGTCTTTTGATCCCTGAACAAAATGATCAGGAAGAACCAAGCGCTGAAGAAATGGCAGCCGCCCTTGCCTTTCAACTACAACGCCTTGAATCAATGCGTAATGCGGGTGAGGCCTTGTTAGAGCGCAATGTCTTGGGCCTTAAAGTCCATAAACGCGGGCAACCAGAAAATTTTGGCAAACTTGATGAAGTGAGCTACGACGCAACACTTTATGATTTGATGAAAGCCTATGGCGATCAAATGAATAAACATGTGGATCAAACCCTTCACATTGAACCGATGGATTTATATTCCATGGATATGGCGATTGAACGTTTGCGCAGTGTGCTTGGTAAAATACCACAATGGACAAAACTGGTGAATTTCCTGCCTGATGATCTCAAAAACAACCTTCATACCCGCTCTGCCATTGCCTCAACCTTTGCTGCAGCTTTAGAGATGGCGCGCGATGGCAAGGTTAAGATCAGACAGTCCGATACATTTGGTCCCATATATCTACAAAGCCCTGAAGAGGAGCCTCAGAAATGA
- a CDS encoding site-2 protease family protein — translation MDFANIGFMISVWIIPIIIAVTIHEAAHGWVAWRLGDKTAYMLGRVTFNPAKHVDPFGTLIMPGLMLLISGGKMMFGYAKPVPIDMRNFSNIRRDMVLVAAAGPGSNIILAVLSACLFYALPLLPEDMDVWAAHNLANSIKINIILCVFNLIPLPPLDGGRIAVGLLPTPLAMRLASLERYGMLILLGMIFLVPYLGGLFGMNLNILWWLVGIPAEFLTDFIIHAVGITE, via the coding sequence ATGGATTTCGCCAACATCGGATTTATGATTTCGGTGTGGATTATTCCCATCATCATTGCCGTGACCATTCACGAGGCTGCCCATGGTTGGGTGGCGTGGCGACTTGGCGATAAAACAGCCTATATGCTGGGTCGCGTGACCTTTAATCCAGCCAAACATGTTGACCCGTTTGGCACCTTGATTATGCCCGGTCTGATGTTGCTGATTTCTGGTGGCAAGATGATGTTTGGTTATGCCAAGCCAGTGCCCATTGATATGCGCAATTTCTCTAACATCCGGCGCGATATGGTCCTGGTTGCTGCGGCAGGTCCGGGCTCCAACATCATCTTGGCGGTGCTTTCTGCCTGCTTATTTTATGCCCTGCCGCTTCTCCCCGAAGATATGGATGTATGGGCAGCGCACAACCTTGCAAACTCCATTAAAATCAACATCATATTATGCGTCTTTAATCTGATACCTTTACCGCCACTTGATGGTGGGCGCATTGCAGTTGGTCTGTTACCTACCCCGCTTGCCATGCGTTTAGCAAGTCTTGAGCGCTATGGCATGTTGATCCTTCTCGGCATGATTTTTCTTGTGCCTTATCTTGGTGGATTATTCGGCATGAACCTGAATATCCTGTGGTGGCTTGTCGGTATTCCTGCTGAATTCCTGACTGATTTCATTATCCATGCTGTGGGTATAACGGAGTAA